A window of the Lactuca sativa cultivar Salinas chromosome 7, Lsat_Salinas_v11, whole genome shotgun sequence genome harbors these coding sequences:
- the LOC111908224 gene encoding aminotransferase ALD1, chloroplastic isoform X1 — protein MSIFSSCKFVPHAILLQPKASLKTPNQSLATVHCTKVVRNVNLEKLRHNYLFPEIEARALEHMKKYPDANIIRLGIGDTTEPIPDIITSNMAEYAKALSTRKGYKGYGAEQGHKALRKAIAESFYKDLGVKDAEVFVSDGSQCDISRLQLLLGSSVSVAVQDPNFPAYMDSSVIIGQAGDFLDETLKYKNIEYMTCGPHNNFFPDLSTTSRTDIIFFCSPNNPTGHAASHEQLTQLVEFARKNGSIIVYDSAYSVYITDGSPKSIYEIPGSRECAIEISSFSKIAGFTGVRLGWTVVPDELYYANKVPVIHDFDRIVCTCFNGASSIAQAGGLACLSPEGFKAVMSVVDYYKENAKILVETFTSLGLVVYGGVNAPYVWVHFPGSRSWDMFSHILNKTHIITVPGSGFGPGGEGYIRVTAFGQRENILEASVRLKNVYL, from the exons ATGTCTATCTTTTCATCTTGCAAGTTTGTGCCTCATGCAATCTTGTTGCAACCTAAAGCCAG TTTGAAAACACCAAATCAGAGTCTAG CAACTGTTCATTGTACTAAAGTTGTTCGAAATGTGAACTTGGAGAAGTTGCGCCACAACTATTTGTTTCCTGAG ATAGAAGCAAGGGCACTTGAACATATGAAGAAGTATCCTGATGCTAACATCATAAGGCTTGGAATTGGTGATACCACTGAGCCCATTCCTGATATTATAACTTCAAACATGGCTGAG TATGCAAAGGCTCTTTCAACACGCAAAGGATACAAAGGTTATGGTGCTGAACAAGGGCACAAG GCTTTAAGAAAGGCAATTGCAGAGTCTTTTTACAAAGATTTAGGTGTAAAAGATGCAGAAGTTTTTGTCTCAGATGGGTCACAGTGTGATATATCTCGCCTTCAG CTGCTTCTGGGATCAAGTGTTTCAGTTGCTGTTCAGGATCCAAATTTCCCG GCATACATGGATTCAAGTGTTATAATAGGTCAAGCAGGAGACTTTTTAGATGAAACactaaaatacaaaaatattgagTACATGACTTGTGGGCCCCACAATAACTTCTTCCCTGACCTTTCAACCACATCAAGAACAGATATTATCTTTTTCTGTTCTCCAAATAATCCAACAGGTCATGCAGCCTCTCATGAACAGTTAACACAGCTTGTGGAATTTGCTAGAAAGAATGGATCGATTATTGTTTATGATTCTGCATATTCTGTTTATATAACAGATGGAAGCCCTAAATCCATCTATGAAATTCCTGGATCAAGAGAG TGTGCTATTGAAATCTCATCTTTCTCAAAGATTGCTGGATTCACAGGTGTACGCCTTGGTTGGACAGTGGTTCCTGATGAGCTGTATTATGCAAATAAAGTTCCTGTCATACATGACTTTGATCGAATTGTTTGCACTTGTTTTAATGGTGCTTCAAGCATTGCTCAAGCTGGTGGACTCGCATGTCTTTCTCCTGAGGGCTTTAAG GCAGTGATGTCAGTGGTGGATTACTACAAGGAAAATGCAAAAATATTGGTGGAGACATTTACATCATTAGGTCTAGTTGTATATGGTGGTGTAAATGCACCATATGTATGGGTGCATTTCCCTGGATCAAGATCATGGGACATGTTCTCTCACATTCTCAACAAAACACATATAATTACGGTTCCGGGCAGCGGGTTTGGGCCCGGGGGTGAAGGATATATACGGGTCACTGCTTTCGGGCAGAGAGAAAACATATTGGAAGCCTCGGTCAGGCTAAAAAACGTTTACTTGTAA
- the LOC111908224 gene encoding probable LL-diaminopimelate aminotransferase, chloroplastic isoform X2, producing MKKYPDANIIRLGIGDTTEPIPDIITSNMAEYAKALSTRKGYKGYGAEQGHKALRKAIAESFYKDLGVKDAEVFVSDGSQCDISRLQLLLGSSVSVAVQDPNFPAYMDSSVIIGQAGDFLDETLKYKNIEYMTCGPHNNFFPDLSTTSRTDIIFFCSPNNPTGHAASHEQLTQLVEFARKNGSIIVYDSAYSVYITDGSPKSIYEIPGSRECAIEISSFSKIAGFTGVRLGWTVVPDELYYANKVPVIHDFDRIVCTCFNGASSIAQAGGLACLSPEGFKAVMSVVDYYKENAKILVETFTSLGLVVYGGVNAPYVWVHFPGSRSWDMFSHILNKTHIITVPGSGFGPGGEGYIRVTAFGQRENILEASVRLKNVYL from the exons ATGAAGAAGTATCCTGATGCTAACATCATAAGGCTTGGAATTGGTGATACCACTGAGCCCATTCCTGATATTATAACTTCAAACATGGCTGAG TATGCAAAGGCTCTTTCAACACGCAAAGGATACAAAGGTTATGGTGCTGAACAAGGGCACAAG GCTTTAAGAAAGGCAATTGCAGAGTCTTTTTACAAAGATTTAGGTGTAAAAGATGCAGAAGTTTTTGTCTCAGATGGGTCACAGTGTGATATATCTCGCCTTCAG CTGCTTCTGGGATCAAGTGTTTCAGTTGCTGTTCAGGATCCAAATTTCCCG GCATACATGGATTCAAGTGTTATAATAGGTCAAGCAGGAGACTTTTTAGATGAAACactaaaatacaaaaatattgagTACATGACTTGTGGGCCCCACAATAACTTCTTCCCTGACCTTTCAACCACATCAAGAACAGATATTATCTTTTTCTGTTCTCCAAATAATCCAACAGGTCATGCAGCCTCTCATGAACAGTTAACACAGCTTGTGGAATTTGCTAGAAAGAATGGATCGATTATTGTTTATGATTCTGCATATTCTGTTTATATAACAGATGGAAGCCCTAAATCCATCTATGAAATTCCTGGATCAAGAGAG TGTGCTATTGAAATCTCATCTTTCTCAAAGATTGCTGGATTCACAGGTGTACGCCTTGGTTGGACAGTGGTTCCTGATGAGCTGTATTATGCAAATAAAGTTCCTGTCATACATGACTTTGATCGAATTGTTTGCACTTGTTTTAATGGTGCTTCAAGCATTGCTCAAGCTGGTGGACTCGCATGTCTTTCTCCTGAGGGCTTTAAG GCAGTGATGTCAGTGGTGGATTACTACAAGGAAAATGCAAAAATATTGGTGGAGACATTTACATCATTAGGTCTAGTTGTATATGGTGGTGTAAATGCACCATATGTATGGGTGCATTTCCCTGGATCAAGATCATGGGACATGTTCTCTCACATTCTCAACAAAACACATATAATTACGGTTCCGGGCAGCGGGTTTGGGCCCGGGGGTGAAGGATATATACGGGTCACTGCTTTCGGGCAGAGAGAAAACATATTGGAAGCCTCGGTCAGGCTAAAAAACGTTTACTTGTAA